TCGCCCAAGCAATCCACATAAATATGAGACAAATTTTTGCCGATACTTTTTACTGGATTGCATTATGTAACCAGCGCGATCAATGGCATCAACAAGTTGTTAACTTCAGTCAGCAATTAAAAGGAACAAAACTTGTAACTTCTGATGCTGTACTCAATGAGTTGCTCAACTACTACGCTCAATTTGGTTCAGAAATGCGTTTAGGTATTTCTCAAAGAGCTAGAGAAATTCTCAGAAGTAAAAATATTCAAGTCATAACCCATACCAGAGAAGTATTTATTGAAGGACTAGACCTTTATGCAAATCGTCTTGACAAGGGCTATAGTCTTACGGACTGTATGTCAATGATCATCATGGAGCGACTCAAAATCACAGAGATATTGACCCACGATAAGCACTTTACCCAAGAAGGGTTTCTGATCTTATTTCAAGAAGAGAGAAATGCCTAATCCACTAAATTATGTAGAAATTCTCAAGAAAGTGGTAAAGGATGCCACGATTCATCAACCCAGATTACAAGCAATCAAACTATACCCAGTTTGTGATGCTGAGTCTGGACATTTTGTAGTTCTTGCCACAGGTCGGGATAAACATTGTTGGATGGATAGTGTCCTATTTCATGCGCGACTCATCGAAAAAGATAACGGCAATTCTCAAATCATCATCGAAGAAGATAACTTTGAAGAAGGATTAGTTGATACACTCATCGAAGCAGGAATCAAAAAAGAAGATATTGTCACCAGTTGGCAACAAGCGATCGCAGTGAATAAATAATTTAAGTTCTTATATGAAAAATACCAAAATTAAAATCGGATTGGTACTGGCAGGTGGCGGTGCTAAGGGCGCGTACCAATCAGGTGTGGTCAAATATCTGGCAGAAATTGATTTTGCACCTCTGATGATTGCAGGTACAAGCATTGGTGCGCTCAATGGTGCGATTCTCGCCTCTGGTACATCCTTTAAACAAGCTGCTGATCGCCTATGGCAACTATGGAGAGAACTGGGTGAAGCCAATATTATCAACTGGCAGTTAGTTAAATATCCACTGCATTCCTTGGCACAATATTTACATTTCTCACAGGAAGACGCATCTCTGTGTGATCCCAACCCACTGGATAAATTTTTACGCTATGCCATCAATCCTCAACAATTGCGAGCAGGAATTGAACTCTGGGTAGCCGCGTTTCCCTCAGTACACAATTTTCTACCATCTTCACACAAAGCAGGTCAGATTGTCCCCACAATAGGCAATGCGATCGCCTCCAATCTTGGACAATCCGCTGAATATATTCATGTTCAATCAGCCAAAACTGATGAAGAAATTTATCAAACATTACTCGCTAGTGCCGCTATTCCTTTAGCCTTTAAGTCACGCCAGGTTGATGACAAGCATTATGTTGATGGTTGGCTAGGTGATAATGTCCCTCTCAAAGCCTTAGCAAATCGCGGTTGTACTCATGCGATCGTTATTCATTTAGGAAATGGTGAACTTTGGAATCGGCATGATTTCCCTAATCAAACAATAATTGAAATTCGTCCAACGGAAGATATGGGTGGTCTTAACACATTATTAGATTTTAGTCCCGAACGGATTCAACTTTTGCAAAATCGGGGTTATCAAGATGCAAAACGCTGTCTCGAACCAATTTTACAAACACTGATAATCGAGCGATCGCGCCAAGAAAGTTTTGCGCGGCTTCAGGAAACATCAAAGCGATTAAGAAACGATTCACCAATATATTAGTTAAAACTGAATGATAAAACAGCCTTGGGGTGCGGTACAAATAAACAAGGCACTGTGCGCTATGATTTCGGTTGTGGGGATAGGAATAATCTTTTGGGGGTGTAATGCTAATATACTAAACACAGGTGAGATTTAAACTTTTGCCAAATGACAAAGAACCCAGACGTGTAGGGGTTTAGCTCATGCTTTACCCCTACGTTTAGAATCAAACAATCAAGCCGTTTTGAGTATAACTCCCAGCTTCAAGAGGCAAGATGGAAGATATATAGGGCTTGCTGAAAAAGTTGTCCGTGACGGCAGGGAAATCTTAACTCTTAACTGGGAACAGTTTCAGCCATCTGGATATCCTCAATTTTCTAAATCCGACCCAGGAAAATGCACCAATTTTGAGACACCATCAGCCAAAACCTTGCACTTTCTTGTGATAAAAATCAGCGAAACCCTTATTAATGAAAGGTTTCAGTTTTATATGGCTAACGCCACGCTACGCTATCAGCAAGCCCTACATATCCAAACGGTAATTTTCCTGTTCGCGTTCCACAAAATACTGGACACGGGCGCGGTAATCTCTGAGAGTTTCATCAACCCAATCCCGATCGCTACTGTTAACATAGAGATGGACTAGGGGTTCACTAGCATCAGGTAAAACCAATAGCCAATTGTCATCATAGGGCTGGCGAATTTTCACGCCGTCAATTAACTCCAGATTCTGGGCGGGGTGAGTTTCCACCAAATAACGCATTAACGCCCCCTTAGCAGTCCAAGGACAGCGGACTGTGTAGGTTCTATTAATGACACGAGGTAATTCGGAACGCACGGTTGCCAGCGATCGCTCTTGAATGGTTAACATTTCAATCAGCTTGGCAATACAGAACATCGAATCAAACCCTGGGTGTAATTGCGGAAAAATAAACCCAGTTTCCCCACTCCCACCCAAAACCACATTGGGATTTTTTTGACAGGCTTCCATTAAAGCCGTCGGATTCGCTTTAGTTCTAATTACATTACCATCATGACGATGGGCAACCAATTCCACCGCACTAGAAGCATGAACCGGTACAACTACCGAACTTCTAGGGTTAGCAGTTAACATCATATCCACCATCAAAGCCGTCAGCATTTCTCCGCGAATGGGAAAACCCGATTCATCAACTAAAATCAGTTGTTCCCCATTAGCTGATACCTGCACGCCAAAATTAGCGTTCACCGCCTCCACAACGTGACCTAATTGAGTCAATAGTAATTCTCTATCAGCATTGGAAATTGCCGTTTTATTCAAACTAGCATTTAACACCACCGCATCAGCCCCAAATTTATCCAACATTTGCGGCAAAACTGCCCCGGACACAGCGTAAACATAGTCAATTACCACTTTTGCCCGACTATTACGCAGAGTATCCAAATTTAATAACTTTTCAAAAGCCTTGCCATAGCAGTCCATTAATTGACTGGAATATACCACATCACCAATTTCATGACTTTGGGAACGGCGCATATCTTCCTTAAAATACGCCCCCTCAATTTTCTTTTCTTGGGCTTTAGAGATGTTAATGCCCTTAACATCCATAAATTCAATCAAGATATAATCACGGCGTTCTGGGTGAACTCGGACATGAATACCCCCTGCTACTGACATTGTGGGGATCACAGTTCGAGCGATGGGAATAGCTGTAGTATCTAGGTTCTGGACATCTACACCGACAGACATTAAACCCGCAATTAAAGACCGTGTTACCATCCGGGAAACATTGCGTTGGTCACGGGAGACTGTCACCATTGAACCAGGTTTTAAAGTCGAACCATAGGCAGCCCCCAACTTCACCGCAAACTCTGGAGTAATATCAATATTGGCTAATCCCTGTACCCCGCGCTGTCCAAATAAATTGCGTTGGGCAGTATTTCCCCAAATCAGATTAATATTTAAAACTGCACCAGACTCAATCTTTTTACTTGGCCATACCCTCACCCCAGGGCTAATTTGCGCCTCTTCTCCCACCGTAGACAGCGAACCTACCACAGCCGCCTCTAAGACATGAGCGCGTCTATCTACACGAGTACCGCGACCAATTACGCAAGCCGATAACTGGGCTTCGTCGCCAACAATTGCCCCATTCCAAATAATTGGTCTTTTTAAATGAGCATCAGCCCCAATTGTCACATTATCACCAATTACTGTCCCATCCTCAATTTTTACCCTTGCGCCAATGCGGCAATTATTACCAATTACGGCTGGGGTTTCAATTTTGGCTGTAGGATCAATATAAGTATTTTGTCCTACCCACAAACCGGGAGCAATTTCTGGATAAGCCACTTTTAAGTTAACTTTCCTTTGTAAAGCATCATACTGGGCTTCTCTATAGGCATCTAAATGACCCACATCACACCAGTAACCATCAGCAACATAACCGTAAATTGGCTCGTCTTTGGCTAGTAATAAGGGAAATAAATCTTTGGAAAAATCGCATTCAGTATGTTCTGGTAAATAGTCTAAAACTTCTGGTTCTAAAATATAAGTGCCAGTGTTGACAGTATCAGAAAAGATTTCGCTGGTGGAAGGCTTTTCCAAAAATCGGTTAATACGCCCTTCTGTATCCGTAATTACCACACCAAATTCAATGGGATTAGGCACACGGGTTAAAATTAAAGTGGCTTTTGATTGTTTTTGTTGATGAAATTCAATGGCGGCATTCAAATCAAAATCTGTGATACTATCACCGCTAATGACTAAAAAAGTTTCATCTAAAAGTTCAGTAATATTTTTTACACAACCTGCCGTACCTAATGGTTGATCTTCCTCGATAGCATAGGTCATTTGTACGCCAAAATCACTGCCATCTTGAAAGTAATCACGGAGAACATCTGGTAAATAATGCAATGTGGCAATTACTTCATAAATCTGGTGCCGTTTGAGGAGATTAATGATATGTTCAGCAATGGGACGATTTAAGATCGGAACCATTGGTTTGGGTAAATCGCAAGTCAAAGGACGCAACCGTGTTCCTGAACCACCTGCCATTAAGACTGCACGCATAAATACTCCTAAACTTGACTAAAAACATGATATTTTTCTTCTTCTAGTCTCTTATAGTTATTGAAATTTCAGAACCTTCCATAAGAAACATCTCTGAAAGGAGTCACTGAGTCAGGAGTCAGGAGTATGGCCTTAGAGAACTCCACAAAAAGAAATGCCCAATGTCATTCTGTTCGCGCAGCGTGTCAGAGGGATTACAAAACGAAGTGTAGTGAAGAATCTCTTGAGATGCTTCGTTTCGCTTCGTTTCGCTACACTCAGCATGACAAAACAGGATCATTTATTGGCGTTGCTGATTAAGGGTATGAATTTTAGTCTCACGCAAAGGCGCAAAGACGCAAAGGTAAGAGTTTTAAAGATTCAATTTGGGAATTTCATACCTCGATTCAGCAACGCCCATTTATTTTGTGGCTTACTCTAATTCATTTCTGGGCGGGTCTGTGAGCCAAACAAATAAGCCATCTGTAGCTTAAGTTGACACCAATGGTTTCTCCCCTGTTCCCTGTTCCTTATCGTTTCAAAATTCTGATTCGTCTAGCACCTATAAATCTTTTACCTACTGATAGGAGAAAACTAGAACAATGGAGTAGAACCCCATAGATTTAATTGTCAAGGTACAGATTACCGTTAGGCAGTTAGGTTTTTATACAGGTTGATTACCTTTCCTGTCAATTGAGATTATAACATCAAATATAATTAACTTATCACTGGGGGATAAATCCCCTCTTGCAGCTTTCATCCCCGGCTTACGAGACATTGATCTCTAAAAATTTTGGGGATTTTTAGGGATCAACTCCGGGGTTTTTAGCCTATCTTCTTATAAGATGATGTCAGTTATTAAGGAAGTTGATGGTAATTATGAATTTACTGGTTTTCGGAATAATCGTGGTTTATCTCGGTGGTGTGTGGAAATTTTGGACTGGATTTGGTAGGACTAATTTTAATCAAACTTTACCTAATCGGATCGGTTTGGCTGTGCTATGGCCTGCTTTGTTTTTAGCTAATTCATCCTATCGTCGCAATTTTCAAAAGGCACTGAAGGGATAATTAATTCGTAATTACCCATTACGAATTAATTATTTTCGTTAAAAATTGTGTTAAGGGGCTAAAAAGCCTGAATCCATTCTTTAACAAAATACTCTGTCCAAATGCCGTTTTGCCAATAGGGATCTGATTCCACTAATTGACGAACGGTGTTTTCGTCTTCAGCTTCGTAAATAGCAAAGACTTGAGTTACATCTTTTGTTGGACCAATGGTAATTAAAATTCCAGATTCTTTCTGTTGTGCTAATCCTGTTAAATGGGCTTGACGATAGGGTTCACGTTTGCTGAGAACGTCTTCACAATAGCTTCCCCACATGATGTATTTTGTCATAATTTCTGATTTGATTATTGATACTTCTTAAAAAATATAGCAACATGAGGTTTTTTAAGATAGAGATTGATGATCAAGTTTTTAATTTCACTAATATGCCTATAAGTAGGTGGGCGTTAAAAATTGTCGTTGGGGCAAGGGAACAGGGAACAGGAAGAGAGTTTTGAGTGATTTTACTTTTCTTCACATACCTTTAAATTTTTCTGTTCACCTACTTATACTTAATAATACTTATTATAATGCCAAAATATATACAGATATTTATAATTACATGAGGTAGATCCTAACCTGCTAATCGCTGGCAGGGAGGTGGCTAGGTGTGTTGTTATTACACCAGTCCCAATGAGGAAGAAACTATATTTGTCATCTATCTTGAGATAAATTTTTATTAGAATAAACTAAGATTTTGTATAACAAATCACAGTTTAATAGTTAAAAATAGAACTAATATCTCAGTTTAAAAGAGAATTAATCAAAAATATGTCTAAGCAATTTAACCGACGTAAGTTTCTGCTTTACAGTGCTGTAGGTGTTGGTAGTAGCATTTTTTTAAAAGCTTGTGCTAATAACTCTCCAAATACTGCGAATAGTCCAGCAGCATCCACTAGTACATCTCCCGTAGCTGGTACTACTGGTAAAACTATCAAGGTAGGTATTTTACATTCTCTCAGTGGCACAATGGCTATCAGTGAGAAAAGTGTGGTAGATGCGGAAAAACTAGCAATTAAGGAAATTAACGCTGCTGGGGGTGTTTTAGGTAAACAAATTGAAGCAGTTGTTGAAGATGGCGCTTCTAATTGGGACACCTTTAGAGAAAAAGCTACCAAATTGATTGACCAGGATCAAGTAGCTGTAGTTTTCGGTTGTTGGACTTCTGCTAGTCGTAAAAATGTCAAGCCAGTTTTCGAGAGCAAGGATCATATGCTCTGGTATCCTGTGCAGTATGAGGGTCAAGAATGTTCTAAAAACATTTTTTACACTGGTGCAGCCCCAAATCAACAAATTGAACCTTCTGTTGATTGGTTGTTGAAGAATAAAGGTAAAGAGTTCTTTTTAGTCGGTTCTGACTATGTTTTCCCCCGCACTGCTAATAACATTATTAAGGCTCAATTGGAGGCTTTAGGCGGGAAAACTGTTGGGGAAGATTACTTACCTTTGGGTAATACGGAAGTAACAGCTATTATCACGAAAATTAAGCAGGTTTTACCCAATGGCGGTGTAATTTATAATACTCTTAATGGTGATAGTAATGTTGCTTTCTTCAAACAGTTGAAAGGAGCGGGATTGACACCAGATAAGTATCCTTCCATGTCTGTGAGTATTGCGGAAGAGGAAGTTAAAGCCATTGGGGTGGAGTATCTAAAAGGACATTATGCTGCTTGGAACTATTTTCAAACAGTAGACACACCTGCGAACAAGAAATTTGTGGCGGCTTTTAAGAAAGAATACGGGGAAGACAGGGTAACAAATGACCCAATGGAAGCGGCCTATATCGCCGTGTATTTGTGGAAGCAATCAGTAGAAAAAGCAACTACAACTGACTTGGCGAAAGTACGGGCTGCGGCCTATGGTCAAACTATAGATGCACCTGAAGGAAAGGTGACTGTTAATGCTAATCATCACATATCAAAAATTGTGCGGATTGGTCAAGTCAGACAGGATGGACTATTTGACATTGTTTATGCTACCCCCGCACCAGTTGAACCAGTTCCTTGGAATCAATTTGTGAAAGAGACTAAGGGATTTGCCTGTGATTGGTCAGATCCTGGAAAAGGTGGTAAATACAAGAAGGGTTAATTTGGTGGTAAGTTGTCAGGGGTTAGTAATACAACAAATTGCATCTCAATAAGGTATGTATGGGCGGGCAGGATGCCCACCCCACAGGAGTTTTACTATTCATATTTGTACTTTGTTTAGTGGCAATTTGCTGTGAGATTAAAATAACTAATAACTGACAACTGACTATTAGGAATAAATTGATAATTGCAGGGATAAAATGTTAACAGGTTTCTTGGAAGCTGTATTTAATGGTGTTAGTATTGGCGCTGTTTTATTAATTGCTGCGTTAGGATTAGCTATCATATTTGGCTTAATGGGTGTCATTAATATGGCTCATGGTGAGCTAATTATGTTTGGTGCTTATACAACTTTTGTCGTGCAAAATGTTTGTAAGCAACTGGGTGGGGTTTGGTTTGAAGTTTATATATTTTTGGCTTTGATTATTGCTTTTATTTTCACTGCTGGTGTGGGATTAATTCTGGAAAAAAGTGTAATTCGTTATCTCTATGGACGACCTTTAGAAACTCTGTTAGCAACCTGGGGAGTAAGTTTAATTTTTCAACAGTTTGTCCGCAGTGTCAATTTATTATTGATCATAGCAATAGCTTTGTTTTCTGTTCTATTTTTTGGGGGTTTATGGATTTTAAATTCTCGGAATAATTTGCAGAAAATTCGTAACTGGGTTGTGGGATTTTTACTATTTTTGTCTCTAGGATTGACAATCACAATTTGTAATTTATTGAGTAAAACCTATCAGCAAGCGGTAACTTTACCTTGGTTTGGCGCTCAAAATGTGGATGTTACAGCCCCTAGTTGGTTACAATCTGGTGTATCTTTAGCTGGTGTACAATTACCTTATGCCCGGTTATTTATTATTGTTTTGACGATTATTTGTGTGGGAGGAATTTATCTATTTTTACAACGCTCTCATTGGGGATTAAGAATTAGGGCTGTTACTCAAAATCGCAGTATGAGCGCTTGTTT
The DNA window shown above is from Anabaena sp. WA102 and carries:
- a CDS encoding type II toxin-antitoxin system VapC family toxin — protein: MRQIFADTFYWIALCNQRDQWHQQVVNFSQQLKGTKLVTSDAVLNELLNYYAQFGSEMRLGISQRAREILRSKNIQVITHTREVFIEGLDLYANRLDKGYSLTDCMSMIIMERLKITEILTHDKHFTQEGFLILFQEERNA
- a CDS encoding element excision factor XisI family protein is translated as MPNPLNYVEILKKVVKDATIHQPRLQAIKLYPVCDAESGHFVVLATGRDKHCWMDSVLFHARLIEKDNGNSQIIIEEDNFEEGLVDTLIEAGIKKEDIVTSWQQAIAVNK
- a CDS encoding patatin-like phospholipase family protein, giving the protein MKNTKIKIGLVLAGGGAKGAYQSGVVKYLAEIDFAPLMIAGTSIGALNGAILASGTSFKQAADRLWQLWRELGEANIINWQLVKYPLHSLAQYLHFSQEDASLCDPNPLDKFLRYAINPQQLRAGIELWVAAFPSVHNFLPSSHKAGQIVPTIGNAIASNLGQSAEYIHVQSAKTDEEIYQTLLASAAIPLAFKSRQVDDKHYVDGWLGDNVPLKALANRGCTHAIVIHLGNGELWNRHDFPNQTIIEIRPTEDMGGLNTLLDFSPERIQLLQNRGYQDAKRCLEPILQTLIIERSRQESFARLQETSKRLRNDSPIY
- a CDS encoding mannose-1-phosphate guanyltransferase, with amino-acid sequence MRAVLMAGGSGTRLRPLTCDLPKPMVPILNRPIAEHIINLLKRHQIYEVIATLHYLPDVLRDYFQDGSDFGVQMTYAIEEDQPLGTAGCVKNITELLDETFLVISGDSITDFDLNAAIEFHQQKQSKATLILTRVPNPIEFGVVITDTEGRINRFLEKPSTSEIFSDTVNTGTYILEPEVLDYLPEHTECDFSKDLFPLLLAKDEPIYGYVADGYWCDVGHLDAYREAQYDALQRKVNLKVAYPEIAPGLWVGQNTYIDPTAKIETPAVIGNNCRIGARVKIEDGTVIGDNVTIGADAHLKRPIIWNGAIVGDEAQLSACVIGRGTRVDRRAHVLEAAVVGSLSTVGEEAQISPGVRVWPSKKIESGAVLNINLIWGNTAQRNLFGQRGVQGLANIDITPEFAVKLGAAYGSTLKPGSMVTVSRDQRNVSRMVTRSLIAGLMSVGVDVQNLDTTAIPIARTVIPTMSVAGGIHVRVHPERRDYILIEFMDVKGINISKAQEKKIEGAYFKEDMRRSQSHEIGDVVYSSQLMDCYGKAFEKLLNLDTLRNSRAKVVIDYVYAVSGAVLPQMLDKFGADAVVLNASLNKTAISNADRELLLTQLGHVVEAVNANFGVQVSANGEQLILVDESGFPIRGEMLTALMVDMMLTANPRSSVVVPVHASSAVELVAHRHDGNVIRTKANPTALMEACQKNPNVVLGGSGETGFIFPQLHPGFDSMFCIAKLIEMLTIQERSLATVRSELPRVINRTYTVRCPWTAKGALMRYLVETHPAQNLELIDGVKIRQPYDDNWLLVLPDASEPLVHLYVNSSDRDWVDETLRDYRARVQYFVEREQENYRLDM
- a CDS encoding YciI family protein, with translation MTKYIMWGSYCEDVLSKREPYRQAHLTGLAQQKESGILITIGPTKDVTQVFAIYEAEDENTVRQLVESDPYWQNGIWTEYFVKEWIQAF
- the urtA gene encoding urea ABC transporter substrate-binding protein; this translates as MSKQFNRRKFLLYSAVGVGSSIFLKACANNSPNTANSPAASTSTSPVAGTTGKTIKVGILHSLSGTMAISEKSVVDAEKLAIKEINAAGGVLGKQIEAVVEDGASNWDTFREKATKLIDQDQVAVVFGCWTSASRKNVKPVFESKDHMLWYPVQYEGQECSKNIFYTGAAPNQQIEPSVDWLLKNKGKEFFLVGSDYVFPRTANNIIKAQLEALGGKTVGEDYLPLGNTEVTAIITKIKQVLPNGGVIYNTLNGDSNVAFFKQLKGAGLTPDKYPSMSVSIAEEEVKAIGVEYLKGHYAAWNYFQTVDTPANKKFVAAFKKEYGEDRVTNDPMEAAYIAVYLWKQSVEKATTTDLAKVRAAAYGQTIDAPEGKVTVNANHHISKIVRIGQVRQDGLFDIVYATPAPVEPVPWNQFVKETKGFACDWSDPGKGGKYKKG
- a CDS encoding ABC transporter permease subunit, whose translation is MLTGFLEAVFNGVSIGAVLLIAALGLAIIFGLMGVINMAHGELIMFGAYTTFVVQNVCKQLGGVWFEVYIFLALIIAFIFTAGVGLILEKSVIRYLYGRPLETLLATWGVSLIFQQFVRSVNLLLIIAIALFSVLFFGGLWILNSRNNLQKIRNWVVGFLLFLSLGLTITICNLLSKTYQQAVTLPWFGAQNVDVTAPSWLQSGVSLAGVQLPYARLFIIVLTIICVGGIYLFLQRSHWGLRIRAVTQNRSMSACLGIPTQKVDAITFALGSGLAGVAGCAISLLGSVGPNTGQNYIIDTFMVVVVGGVGNLAGTILAALGIGTINYLIGSGTLALLLGAVKPLADLFSFFATTSMAKVMVFALIIVFLQWKPGGIFPQKGRHVDV